The Streptomyces rimosus genomic interval CGTGTCCGCGCTCTTGACGAGCGGGCGGGACTGTGGCAAGCATCCCGGGCCGGACGCCCTGACAGGCGGCGTCCGGCCCGGGACGTTGCGTGATCAGAATTCAGGACTGCGGCGGCTGGTCCTGGTCCCGGCCGAACTGCTCCTTGAGCTTGTCCTGGGCCGTGTCGACCTGACCGCTGTACTTGCCCTGGGTCCTGTCGTCGACGAAGTCGCCGGCCTTGTCGACGCCCTTGCCGGCCTGGTCCTCGTGGCCCTTCAGCATCTGCTTGAGCTTGTCCAACACGGACATGAGTCGTCCTCCTCGCCACTGTCGCCCCCACGTCTCCAGGGTCACCGCCGACGGACGGATCCGCATCCGGGATGGCGCGCGGCCGTACGGGGGAGGGCCGGACGCGGCGGGCTCAGGACGAGGTGGA includes:
- a CDS encoding antitoxin produces the protein MSVLDKLKQMLKGHEDQAGKGVDKAGDFVDDRTQGKYSGQVDTAQDKLKEQFGRDQDQPPQS